The Acidithiobacillus ferrooxidans ATCC 23270 genomic interval TGGCGCCACCGCCAAAAGCCCCCAACCCCAGGAGTACTGCTGTCGCGTTGGCCAGCCCTTGCCCGTCCTTACCGGCAAACCAGTCTATCGTTGACTGGAGCACACCGGATGTCAAAGTAAGGTCTACACCAAAACTGCCGGTCTTGAACGATGCCTTGACGTTTACCACCATTTTGCTCTTCGGGCCAAATAGTGCCTGACTGGCAGCATCACAAGCGTCTGCCAGAGAGAGCAGCGCGGGAGCCAGATCCCGCACATCCATTTCGTGCGTATCCAAGGCTGGACCATCGTAGGTAATCCGAAAATGTTCAGTGCTCATCGAAATTTTTGTCCGATCTGAAGCTGCTCCTAGGGTAGCACCATCTGCTCAGATTTTCTTCCGCCAGGTCGTGCGCTTCTTGGCAAATTTGTTCTCAGTCCCAACTATGCTTTGCGGGTGCTGAATTTTTCGCCATGCGCAGAGCACGAAGCCCCGACTACAGCCCTGGCTTAGTCGCGGGAGGATTCACTGTCCGCATGCTCCGATACCCGCCCTGTGCATGATCTATACCCTCCCATCAGCCTTCACGGGAGTATCGCCATGCCGGGTCACCTGATCCTTGTCCGTCCGCATACGTCGTTGCTGGACGGCCCTGTCATTGCCCGTTACCTGCATCAGATGGGTGGACATTGCGGCTACCTGTTCGCCGTCGATCCAGATTATGCTCGCCACCCTTTCTGGCGAAGGGCGCTGACTTGGTATGGCCGGGTCCACGGCCACCAGCGCATGGTCGCCCTTGACCAACGATCACCCATGGCGCTTCGGGTGATTTTGCGCACCCTGGAGGCGGGCCACGGAGTGGTGCTGTTCCCGCAGGGAACGGGCATTTCCAATCCGGTCCGGCCAGATCTGCCTGGAGCATCCTGGTTAGCCCGTAAATCCCGATGCCTGGTCACGGAGATCCGCCTGGATCACTCCCGCTGGATTCCTCAAGTGGCGTATCATGGACGTGTGCGCCACGCCACTCATGGGGCACCAGCCATGGGACCTCCTCGTGCGCTACATCGTCGCCCAAATTACCCGGTCACCCGTGGCCACCAGAGGGGGCGATTCCTGCTCTGGCCGGGCCGTAACTGCTTTTTTTCGGTTAATCCGTTTTAGGGGGTTGAGAGTGGCGATTATTACGAGAGCACGCGTGGTAAGATCATCAAAGCATCCGGAATCAACCGGCTAAAAGAAGTTTCCCGTGCGCAAGATCGTGGCAACCGTTGGTTTTGCTATCCTCGCCTTGCCTACCTGCGCGGCGGTGCACGGCGTAAACCCCATCCCGCGCGCGCAGATCCGCCTCACTACGACAGCCGGCTACCGTGTGCCTGACACCGAACTGCGCGCCAGCCTTTCGGCGCAGTCCAGCGGATCCGGTCCTCGACGCTTGCCGCCCAGGTCAACCGGACGGTGGCATGGGCGGACGCACAGGTTTCGTCGGTACACCGTTTGCAACGGCACGCCGACGGATATGCGGCCGTGCGCACGGGGAACAAAACGGCCCCGTGGCGCGTACAGGAAACCCTGGTCGCCGAGAGCGCAGACCCATCCGCCTTATTACCACTTCTGGGCACGTTGCAAGAACGGCTGCACCTCGATGGACTGGAATACACTGCGTCACCAGGACAAATCCGCACAGCGAACGATCGCGCCGAGGTAATCGCCCTGCGCCGTTTTCTGGCCGCAGCCAAGCGTGATTGCGCCGCACTTGGGTTCCCCGGCGCGGCGCGTCCTGTGAAGGTGGACCTGCAGGCCGGTTCACCACCAATTCCTGTCCGGCCCTATCCCGTGATGATGGCGGCCATGCGGGAGGCTCCGGGGCCGGTGGCGGCCAACCCGGGCGTTACTCACGGGACCGTTACGGTCAGCGGGATCGCTGATTGCCGGTAGTTCCGGCAATGGATAGCGAACGATCCCAGGATCGCGGGGAGATCATGCTCGACGACCGCAAGGTTGATCCAGATAGGAGGGAGGCAGTTTCAGGTTCGATACCTGAAACTGCAGAAAACGCTGCCCGAGTGGGAAATTACCGTGTCCAGTGCGGTGGGTAGTTACGTGGCCAGCTTCCGGTTCACAGGCGGCCACGGATATTTGGTGGAGGTGCGGTAAGGCATTTGATCACCATTGCCTCCATAGAGAGGTTGATTCCCCTTGCGGAATTCTACCCAGTCCACTTGCATCTGCTCACCCGGTGCCGTCTCGAAACGCACCACCGGATCGTCGGGCAGCGCAGGTTTGATCCCGCGCAGGAAACGACGCAGTTGGCTCATCCCTCCAGCATAACCCTGGGCGGCAATCTCCCGGTGCAGCACCGTGGCCGGTATCCAGTGGGGATGTGCTGCCGCCTGCCGTTCCCGCAGGTACGCTTCATAAGACGATAACTTGCTGGTCCGCTTCTTCTGCCGCTCGTAGTACGGTGTCCGCCCCTTCGACAAGTGGCTGCGCACCGTATTTACCGCACATCCTACCTCGGCCGCTATCCGCCGCAGGCTGAAACCGTGTTTCCTTAATACCTCGATTTCCATATACACCTCGTTCGTGATCACCGGCGCCTCAAATACGCCGATCTTCTCAACCCGGTGTATCAACTTTCAATCGCTGGCCTGTATCAATTTACATCCGCCGCTGACAGGGGGTTTCCCTGGCGGAGGAGCTCCTGTTGTGCGGCTATGGCCGCCGCCTGGTAGGATTGGAGGCGAATATAATCCTTGGCTGTGGCCTGTTGTCGGAGGAAGGCCGCCAAGTCCTGGACCAGACCCGTCATCAAGGGTGCCGTAGCCCCGGGGAAAGCACCACCGATGTGATGAAAAAGCCCGATGATCACCTGGCCGACATCCCCCACGGTCGCGGCGGCCGTCATATTGCCACCGAGCGCGAAGCGGATGGCCCGCTCTCGCCATGGGGCGAAGTCCAGCGCATTCACCACATCACCAACAATCACTCCTCCGCCCGAACGCAGGGCTCGCCCTCCCGGCCCCTGCCCTTCGGGGATGTCTGCCAAGCTACTGATGCGCAGGCCCTCCGTGTACTCCCTCGCAGCGCCCGCAGTGGCCATCACCTGCACCCAGGTAGCCCCGGGCCCTAGGCGACCGACCCACGCCACGGGCAGATCCAGATCCGCAGCCAGTCGTTCGGCCACGCGCTGGAATACGGTATCAACGGCGTTTTCCAGGCCATCCCGCAGGATGCGCACCATGGCCAGCAGGCTACAATAAAATTGCTCTTGGGACTGCTGTGTTTCCAGGATCACCGGGCGCGGCTCCATTTTTCGGCCATTTGGCTGGGAAGATAGCAAAGCCGTTATCGCTTTGCCATTGACTAGCCTTGTCCAACGACACAGAGTCTGAACGGGGTAGCATGTTTCCACGCTGAGATGAGTCTGAAAGCGGACTGGAGTCTGGGATCATCCGGAGATGATCGTGACTCTACATACCGAAAAACTCAGCACCCTGGAGCAACTGCGTGCCTTCGCCGACGGCACCCAGGCCAGCTCCTTTGAGGCGTCTAGCTGCCAGGAAGCCTATGACTGTATCGCCGACACCCTGCGCCGTTTCCACTA includes:
- a CDS encoding 1-acyl-sn-glycerol-3-phosphate acyltransferase: MPGHLILVRPHTSLLDGPVIARYLHQMGGHCGYLFAVDPDYARHPFWRRALTWYGRVHGHQRMVALDQRSPMALRVILRTLEAGHGVVLFPQGTGISNPVRPDLPGASWLARKSRCLVTEIRLDHSRWIPQVAYHGRVRHATHGAPAMGPPRALHRRPNYPVTRGHQRGRFLLWPGRNCFFSVNPF
- a CDS encoding SIMPL domain-containing protein (The SIMPL domain is named for its presence in mouse protein SIMPL (signalling molecule that associates with mouse pelle-like kinase). Bacterial member BP26, from Brucella, was shown to assemble into a channel-like structure, while YggE from E. coli has been associated with resistance to oxidative stress.), which encodes MRSSTLAAQVNRTVAWADAQVSSVHRLQRHADGYAAVRTGNKTAPWRVQETLVAESADPSALLPLLGTLQERLHLDGLEYTASPGQIRTANDRAEVIALRRFLAAAKRDCAALGFPGAARPVKVDLQAGSPPIPVRPYPVMMAAMREAPGPVAANPGVTHGTVTVSGIADCR